The following proteins come from a genomic window of Canis aureus isolate CA01 chromosome 3, VMU_Caureus_v.1.0, whole genome shotgun sequence:
- the TMEM231 gene encoding transmembrane protein 231 isoform X2, producing the protein MALYELFSHPVERGYRAGLCSKAALFLLLAAALTYIPPLLVAFRSHGLWLKRSSYEEQPTVRFQHQVLFVALLGPERGGFLAWSTFPAFNRLQGGHLRVPLVSTREEDRNQDGKMDMLHFKLELPLQSTEHVLGVQLILTFSYQLHRMSTFVMQSMAFLQSSFAVPGSQLYVNGELRLQQKQPLSSGGLDVRYNVSVINGTSPFAYDYDLTHIVAAYQERNVTTILLDPHPIWLVGRAAEAPFVINAVIRYPVEVISYPFRFWEMIKFAWIQYVSILLIFLWVFERIKRFVFQNQVVTTIPVAVMPQGETYKEHLS; encoded by the exons ATGGCGCTGTACGAGCTCTTCTCCCACCCGGTGGAGCGCGGCTACCGCGCGGGGCTCTGCTCCAAGGCCGCGCTGTTCCTGCTGCTGGCCGCCGCGCTCACGTACATCCCGCCCCTGCTGGTGGCCTTCCGGAGCCACG GGTTGTGGCTGAAGCGGAGCAGTTACGAGGAGCAGCCGACCGTGCGCTTCCAGCACCAGGTGCTGTTCGTGGCCTTACTGGGACCCGAGCGAGGCGGGTTCCTCGCCTGGAGCACCTTCCCCGCCTTCAACCGGCTGCAGGGGGGTCACCTGCGCGTCCCGCTGGTTTCG ACTAGAGAAGAAGACAGGAACCAGGATGGGAAAATGGACATGCTGCATTTTAAACTGGAGCTTCCTCTGCAGTCCACGGAGCATGTTCTTGGTGTACAGCTCATCCTGACTTTCTCCTATCAATTGCAC AGGATGTCCACGTTCGTGATGCAGAGCATGGCGTTTCTCCAATCGTCCTTCGCTGTGCCAGGGTCCCAGTTATATGTGAATGGAGAGCTGCGGCTGCAGCAGAAGCAGCCTCTGAGCAGTGGAGGCCTCGATGTCCGATACAAC GTATCCGTAATCAACGGGACCAGTCCTTTTGCCTATGACTACGACCTCACCCACATTGTTGCTGCTTACCAGGAAAGGAATG TAACCACCATCCTGCTGGACCCCCACCCCATCTGGCTGGTGGGAAGGGCTGCTGAAGCTCCATTTGTCATTAATGCTGTCATCCGATACCCAGTAGAAGTAATTTCATATCCTTTCA GATTCTGGGAAATGATCAAGTTTGCCTGGATCCAGTATGTCAGTATCCTGCTTATCTTCCTCTGGGTGTTTGAAAGAATCAAAAGATTTGTGTTTCAGAATCAGGTGGTGACCACAATCCCTGTCGCAGTAATGCCCCAGGGAGAAACATATAAGGAGCACTTATCATAA
- the TMEM231 gene encoding transmembrane protein 231 isoform X3 — MALYELFSHPVERGYRAGLCSKAALFLLLAAALTYIPPLLVAFRSHGLWLKRSSYEEQPTVRFQHQTREEDRNQDGKMDMLHFKLELPLQSTEHVLGVQLILTFSYQLHRMSTFVMQSMAFLQSSFAVPGSQLYVNGELRLQQKQPLSSGGLDVRYNVSVINGTSPFAYDYDLTHIVAAYQERNVTTILLDPHPIWLVGRAAEAPFVINAVIRYPVEVISYLPGFWEMIKFAWIQYVSILLIFLWVFERIKRFVFQNQVVTTIPVAVMPQGETYKEHLS, encoded by the exons ATGGCGCTGTACGAGCTCTTCTCCCACCCGGTGGAGCGCGGCTACCGCGCGGGGCTCTGCTCCAAGGCCGCGCTGTTCCTGCTGCTGGCCGCCGCGCTCACGTACATCCCGCCCCTGCTGGTGGCCTTCCGGAGCCACG GGTTGTGGCTGAAGCGGAGCAGTTACGAGGAGCAGCCGACCGTGCGCTTCCAGCACCAG ACTAGAGAAGAAGACAGGAACCAGGATGGGAAAATGGACATGCTGCATTTTAAACTGGAGCTTCCTCTGCAGTCCACGGAGCATGTTCTTGGTGTACAGCTCATCCTGACTTTCTCCTATCAATTGCAC AGGATGTCCACGTTCGTGATGCAGAGCATGGCGTTTCTCCAATCGTCCTTCGCTGTGCCAGGGTCCCAGTTATATGTGAATGGAGAGCTGCGGCTGCAGCAGAAGCAGCCTCTGAGCAGTGGAGGCCTCGATGTCCGATACAAC GTATCCGTAATCAACGGGACCAGTCCTTTTGCCTATGACTACGACCTCACCCACATTGTTGCTGCTTACCAGGAAAGGAATG TAACCACCATCCTGCTGGACCCCCACCCCATCTGGCTGGTGGGAAGGGCTGCTGAAGCTCCATTTGTCATTAATGCTGTCATCCGATACCCAGTAGAAGTAATTTCATATC TACCAGGATTCTGGGAAATGATCAAGTTTGCCTGGATCCAGTATGTCAGTATCCTGCTTATCTTCCTCTGGGTGTTTGAAAGAATCAAAAGATTTGTGTTTCAGAATCAGGTGGTGACCACAATCCCTGTCGCAGTAATGCCCCAGGGAGAAACATATAAGGAGCACTTATCATAA
- the TMEM231 gene encoding transmembrane protein 231 isoform X1, with translation MALYELFSHPVERGYRAGLCSKAALFLLLAAALTYIPPLLVAFRSHGLWLKRSSYEEQPTVRFQHQVLFVALLGPERGGFLAWSTFPAFNRLQGGHLRVPLVSTREEDRNQDGKMDMLHFKLELPLQSTEHVLGVQLILTFSYQLHRMSTFVMQSMAFLQSSFAVPGSQLYVNGELRLQQKQPLSSGGLDVRYNVSVINGTSPFAYDYDLTHIVAAYQERNVTTILLDPHPIWLVGRAAEAPFVINAVIRYPVEVISYLPGFWEMIKFAWIQYVSILLIFLWVFERIKRFVFQNQVVTTIPVAVMPQGETYKEHLS, from the exons ATGGCGCTGTACGAGCTCTTCTCCCACCCGGTGGAGCGCGGCTACCGCGCGGGGCTCTGCTCCAAGGCCGCGCTGTTCCTGCTGCTGGCCGCCGCGCTCACGTACATCCCGCCCCTGCTGGTGGCCTTCCGGAGCCACG GGTTGTGGCTGAAGCGGAGCAGTTACGAGGAGCAGCCGACCGTGCGCTTCCAGCACCAGGTGCTGTTCGTGGCCTTACTGGGACCCGAGCGAGGCGGGTTCCTCGCCTGGAGCACCTTCCCCGCCTTCAACCGGCTGCAGGGGGGTCACCTGCGCGTCCCGCTGGTTTCG ACTAGAGAAGAAGACAGGAACCAGGATGGGAAAATGGACATGCTGCATTTTAAACTGGAGCTTCCTCTGCAGTCCACGGAGCATGTTCTTGGTGTACAGCTCATCCTGACTTTCTCCTATCAATTGCAC AGGATGTCCACGTTCGTGATGCAGAGCATGGCGTTTCTCCAATCGTCCTTCGCTGTGCCAGGGTCCCAGTTATATGTGAATGGAGAGCTGCGGCTGCAGCAGAAGCAGCCTCTGAGCAGTGGAGGCCTCGATGTCCGATACAAC GTATCCGTAATCAACGGGACCAGTCCTTTTGCCTATGACTACGACCTCACCCACATTGTTGCTGCTTACCAGGAAAGGAATG TAACCACCATCCTGCTGGACCCCCACCCCATCTGGCTGGTGGGAAGGGCTGCTGAAGCTCCATTTGTCATTAATGCTGTCATCCGATACCCAGTAGAAGTAATTTCATATC TACCAGGATTCTGGGAAATGATCAAGTTTGCCTGGATCCAGTATGTCAGTATCCTGCTTATCTTCCTCTGGGTGTTTGAAAGAATCAAAAGATTTGTGTTTCAGAATCAGGTGGTGACCACAATCCCTGTCGCAGTAATGCCCCAGGGAGAAACATATAAGGAGCACTTATCATAA
- the TMEM231 gene encoding transmembrane protein 231 isoform X4: protein MALYELFSHPVERGYRAGLCSKAALFLLLAAALTYIPPLLVAFRSHGLWLKRSSYEEQPTVRFQHQVLFVALLGPERGGFLAWSTFPAFNRLQGGHLRVPLVSTREEDRNQDGKMDMLHFKLELPLQSTEHVLGVQLILTFSYQLHVSVINGTSPFAYDYDLTHIVAAYQERNVTTILLDPHPIWLVGRAAEAPFVINAVIRYPVEVISYLPGFWEMIKFAWIQYVSILLIFLWVFERIKRFVFQNQVVTTIPVAVMPQGETYKEHLS from the exons ATGGCGCTGTACGAGCTCTTCTCCCACCCGGTGGAGCGCGGCTACCGCGCGGGGCTCTGCTCCAAGGCCGCGCTGTTCCTGCTGCTGGCCGCCGCGCTCACGTACATCCCGCCCCTGCTGGTGGCCTTCCGGAGCCACG GGTTGTGGCTGAAGCGGAGCAGTTACGAGGAGCAGCCGACCGTGCGCTTCCAGCACCAGGTGCTGTTCGTGGCCTTACTGGGACCCGAGCGAGGCGGGTTCCTCGCCTGGAGCACCTTCCCCGCCTTCAACCGGCTGCAGGGGGGTCACCTGCGCGTCCCGCTGGTTTCG ACTAGAGAAGAAGACAGGAACCAGGATGGGAAAATGGACATGCTGCATTTTAAACTGGAGCTTCCTCTGCAGTCCACGGAGCATGTTCTTGGTGTACAGCTCATCCTGACTTTCTCCTATCAATTGCAC GTATCCGTAATCAACGGGACCAGTCCTTTTGCCTATGACTACGACCTCACCCACATTGTTGCTGCTTACCAGGAAAGGAATG TAACCACCATCCTGCTGGACCCCCACCCCATCTGGCTGGTGGGAAGGGCTGCTGAAGCTCCATTTGTCATTAATGCTGTCATCCGATACCCAGTAGAAGTAATTTCATATC TACCAGGATTCTGGGAAATGATCAAGTTTGCCTGGATCCAGTATGTCAGTATCCTGCTTATCTTCCTCTGGGTGTTTGAAAGAATCAAAAGATTTGTGTTTCAGAATCAGGTGGTGACCACAATCCCTGTCGCAGTAATGCCCCAGGGAGAAACATATAAGGAGCACTTATCATAA